ATGCTTTTAAGAGATTCGCAGGCGCTGAAAGCAGAATCCCCAATAGATGTCACCGAGGCAGGAATAACCACGCTATTAAGAGATATGCAGCATGAGAAAGCGTCGTTACCGATAGAGGTTACTGAGTCGGGAATTTTTATATTCGTAAGAAATTCACAAAATGAGAAAGCTTCATTACCGATAGATGAGATGGAGGTAGGAATAGTTATGCTCGAAAGTGATTTGCACCCGAAGAAAGTTTTATTGCTAATATAGGTCACAGAGTTAGGAATCGTCACGTTTTTAAGGGAATGGCAGCTGAAGAAAGCTCTATTACCGATAGAGGTTACAGAGTCTGGAATTTTTATACTAGTAAGCGATTCGCACCATGAGAATGCTCTATCCCCTATAGCGGTTACAGAGTTGGGAATAATAACAGCCGCAGGGTTACCGACACATGATATGATAATACCGTTCTTATTGATCAAAAGATTGTCTATTAATCTAAATGGTGAATGAGAAACTAAAGATAAATTCAGTTTATGACATAAAATAAATGGATTAGATCCTATGTAATTCACCGATTCTGGAATTACCACATTTGTAAGTGAGTCGCACGATGAGAAAGCCCTATCACCAATAGATGTTACCGAGTCTGGGATAATGACACTCTTAAGTAAGTAACAATAAAAGAATGCTTCATTGCAAATAACTTGAGTTCCAGCTTTAACCTTATATTGAGAAAGGCTCAATTTTGAGTCAGCCTTTAGAAGGCGTTTGCCGTCTTTGGAGTAGATGACGCCAAATTCATCGGCGATTCCGTTTGCAATGTCTTCGTCAGTGCAGGAGGTGTCTATTTTTTCTTGTGGGATACTCTGTTTCCGTTTCGGTTGCTGTTTCGGTTTTTCGGTGATGAAGAGACGGAAGGAAAGGACTTCGAGGGAGTTTTTGGCTAAGGCAATATAGAATATGCCGAGTAGGGTGGAGAGGTCGGGATCGGATGTGAGTTTTTGAATCTCCGACAACATACGGGATTCCGAGGGCTTCCGGAAGTCCTTCTCCTTCAGGAGGAGGGTGTCGGCGGGAGTGGAAGAGGATTTGAGGGAGGGTTTCAGCGAGATAGCTTTCAGGGAGAGGGCAATCGCTGCGATGGAGAAATCGTCTATATGCTCGTTGAAAGCGGTATCCGTGCGGTTTGGGTGTCGGTAGTCGGGACTGCCGGTTTCCCGTGCCTTCTCACCCTTCATGGATGGAACGAACATCCCGTCATAGTCTACCATCACCGGGGAGCCGTCGGGACGCACGAGGATATTGTCGGGTTTGAGGTCGCCGTGGGCGAATGGTTGGGCGAGGAGCCATGCGGCCATGCGGTTGAAGCGGTAGCTTGCCATAGCCAATTCATATGGATTGTCAAGATTCCTGTTTACATAGGAATCGAGGGTCTCACCCTCAACCCATTCCATCACGACGACGGGGAATTCCTCGTCGTTGCATTGGTCGGAATCGACGAACAGCTCATTCTCCAGATAGCGCAGAGGGAGGATATAGGATGAGGAGATGACCTCAAGTTCGTCGGCTATCTTACGGTAACTTTCGGCGCGACCGGGTTGCTCCTTTATGAAACACTTGACGGCGTAGAGCTTGCCGTCGCGCTCATCCCTCATCTTGAAGACAACGGCGAAGTTACCGCTTGACATTACTGGCTCGCCCCGGGAATCGAGGACAGGACGGAGCGAGGATAATTCATTGAAATTATCCTCGGCGGACAGGATGGCATCCTTATATTCAGAAATCAACGGATATGGCATATATTACATTTTTACAAAAGTAATATCTTAAAATCAAATTTCCAAATGATTTAGCAGGATTTGGCGTGACCACCGGGATTAACGTGACCACCGGGATTAACGTGACTGCCGGAATAAAAAGAGGTGAGGAATGAGGGA
This genomic window from Clostridiales bacterium contains:
- a CDS encoding leucine-rich repeat protein; this encodes MPYPLISEYKDAILSAEDNFNELSSLRPVLDSRGEPVMSSGNFAVVFKMRDERDGKLYAVKCFIKEQPGRAESYRKIADELEVISSSYILPLRYLENELFVDSDQCNDEEFPVVVMEWVEGETLDSYVNRNLDNPYELAMASYRFNRMAAWLLAQPFAHGDLKPDNILVRPDGSPVMVDYDGMFVPSMKGEKARETGSPDYRHPNRTDTAFNEHIDDFSIAAIALSLKAISLKPSLKSSSTPADTLLLKEKDFRKPSESRMLSEIQKLTSDPDLSTLLGIFYIALAKNSLEVLSFRLFITEKPKQQPKRKQSIPQEKIDTSCTDEDIANGIADEFGVIYSKDGKRLLKADSKLSLSQYKVKAGTQVICNEAFFYCYLLKSVIIPDSVTSIGDRAFSSCDSLTNVVIPESVNYIGSNPFILCHKLNLSLVSHSPFRLIDNLLINKNGIIISCVGNPAAVIIPNSVTAIGDRAFSWCESLTSIKIPDSVTSIGNRAFFSCHSLKNVTIPNSVTYISNKTFFGCKSLSSITIPTSISSIGNEAFSFCEFLTNIKIPDSVTSIGNDAFSCCISLNSVVIPASVTSIGDSAFSACESLKSITIPDSVTSIGNGAFSRCTSLTSVMIPDSMTAIANWAFSKCESLKSITIPDSVTSIGKEAFKGCYFLKSVVIPKTLKTIGKDAFPEDCNVIRRD